A genomic segment from Acyrthosiphon pisum isolate AL4f chromosome A3, pea_aphid_22Mar2018_4r6ur, whole genome shotgun sequence encodes:
- the ACYPI31744 gene encoding 39S ribosomal protein L23, mitochondrial, which produces MSTRWYPIYQRGNPQLRIFLPNFWMKLVRPEEKQPKNVVQFKVPTGMTNYDIENYLKKIYKIKVIKVESSIENGKMKRAIFNKYGPIVKEDDFRRAFVTMPRDQEFEFPDVCTTEEFKKRTAEDEKSSKVSQDMYKDFLKKQGNRPGLPGWFSF; this is translated from the exons atgTCTACCAGATG gtatcCAATTTATCAGAGAGGCAATCCCCAACTacgtatttttttaccaaatttttgGATGAAATTAGTACGACCGGAAGAAAAACAACCAAAAAATGTGGTTCAATTTAAGGTACCCACTGGAATGACAAATTATGATATagagaattatttaaaaaaaatttataaaattaaagttattaaagttgAATCCAGTATTGAAAATG GTAAAATGAAACGAGCAATTTTCAACAAATACGGCCCTATTGTAAAAGAAGATGACTTCCGACGAGCATTTGTTACAATG ccTAGAGATCAAGAATTTGAATTTCCTGATGTATGTACTACAGAAGAGTTTAAAAAACGTACTGCCGAAGATGAAAAATCAAGTAAAGTTAGCCAAGATATGTACAAAGACTTTTTGAAGAAACAAGGTAACCGTCCTGGATTACCTGGCTGGTTTTCTTTTTAA